The Streptomyces europaeiscabiei genome window below encodes:
- the uvrB gene encoding excinuclease ABC subunit UvrB, which translates to MRPVSKIERTVAPLEVVSPFQPSGDQPTAIAELAQRIGAGEKDVVLLGATGTGKSATTAWMIEKLQRPTLVMAPNKTLAAQLANEFRELLPNNAVEYFVSYYDYYQPEAYVPQSDTYIEKDSSINEEVERLRHSATNSLLTRRDVVVVASVSCIYGLGTPQEYVDRMVPLRVGEEFDRDELLRRFVDIQYTRNDLAFTRGTFRVRGDTIEIFPVYEELAVRIEMFGDEIEALSTLHPLTGEIISDDQQLYVFPASHYVAGPERLERAANDIEKELGERLSELEKQGKLLEAQRLRMRTTYDLEMLRQIGSCSGVENYSMHFDGREPGSPPNTLLDYFPDDFLLVIDESHVTVPQIGAMYEGDASRKRTLVDHGFRLPSALDNRPLKWEEFQKRVGQTVYLSATPGQYELSRSDGHVEQIIRPTGLIDPEVVVKPTEGQIDDLVHEIRKRTEKDERILVTTLTKKMAEDLTDYFLELGIQVRYLHSDVDTLRRVELLRELRAGEYDVLVGINLLREGLDLPEVSLVAILDADKEGFLRSGTSLIQTIGRAARNVSGQVHMYADRITPAMEKAIDETNRRREKQVAYNTANGIDPQPLRKKINDIVARIAREDVDTEQLLGTGYRQGKEGKGAKAPVPSLGGKAAKSAKGRAKGTAPTDRPAADLAQQIEEMTERMRAAAGDLQFEIAARLRDEVSEMKKELRQMREAGLA; encoded by the coding sequence ATGCGGCCCGTTTCCAAGATCGAACGCACGGTGGCGCCCCTCGAGGTCGTCAGCCCCTTCCAGCCGAGCGGTGACCAGCCCACGGCCATCGCTGAGCTCGCCCAGCGCATCGGAGCAGGTGAGAAGGACGTCGTCCTGCTCGGCGCGACCGGCACCGGCAAGTCCGCCACCACCGCGTGGATGATCGAGAAGCTCCAGCGCCCCACCCTGGTGATGGCGCCGAACAAGACGCTGGCCGCCCAGCTGGCCAATGAGTTCCGCGAGCTGCTGCCGAACAACGCGGTCGAATACTTCGTCTCGTACTACGACTACTACCAGCCAGAGGCCTACGTCCCGCAGTCCGACACCTACATCGAGAAGGACTCCTCGATCAACGAGGAGGTCGAGCGTCTGCGCCACTCCGCGACCAACTCGCTGCTCACCCGCCGGGACGTGGTCGTGGTCGCCTCGGTCTCCTGCATCTACGGCCTCGGTACGCCACAGGAGTACGTGGACCGGATGGTCCCGCTCCGGGTCGGGGAGGAGTTCGACCGGGACGAGCTGCTGCGCCGCTTCGTGGACATCCAGTACACACGCAACGATCTGGCGTTCACCCGCGGCACCTTCCGCGTCCGCGGCGACACCATCGAGATCTTCCCCGTGTACGAGGAGCTCGCCGTCCGCATCGAGATGTTCGGCGACGAGATCGAGGCCCTCTCCACCCTCCACCCCCTCACCGGCGAGATCATCAGCGACGACCAGCAGTTGTACGTCTTCCCCGCCTCCCACTACGTCGCCGGCCCCGAGCGCCTGGAGCGCGCCGCCAACGACATCGAGAAGGAGCTGGGGGAGCGCCTGTCGGAGCTGGAGAAGCAGGGCAAGCTCCTGGAGGCCCAGCGGCTGCGCATGCGCACGACGTACGACCTGGAGATGCTCCGCCAGATCGGCTCCTGCTCCGGCGTGGAGAACTACTCGATGCACTTCGACGGCCGCGAGCCCGGATCCCCGCCGAACACCCTGCTGGACTACTTCCCGGACGACTTCCTCCTCGTCATCGACGAGTCGCACGTCACCGTGCCCCAGATCGGCGCGATGTACGAGGGCGACGCCTCCCGCAAGCGCACCCTCGTCGACCACGGCTTCCGGCTGCCCTCTGCCCTCGACAACCGCCCCCTGAAGTGGGAGGAGTTCCAAAAGCGCGTCGGTCAGACGGTCTACCTCTCGGCGACCCCCGGTCAGTACGAGCTGTCCCGCTCCGACGGCCACGTCGAGCAGATCATCCGCCCCACCGGCCTCATCGACCCCGAGGTCGTCGTCAAGCCGACCGAGGGCCAGATCGACGACCTGGTGCACGAGATCCGCAAGCGCACGGAGAAGGACGAGCGGATCCTCGTCACCACCCTCACCAAGAAGATGGCCGAGGACCTCACCGACTACTTCCTGGAACTCGGCATCCAGGTTCGCTACCTCCACAGCGACGTCGACACCCTGCGCCGCGTCGAACTGCTGCGCGAGCTGCGAGCCGGTGAGTACGACGTCCTGGTCGGCATCAACCTTCTCCGGGAGGGCCTCGACCTCCCCGAGGTCTCGCTGGTGGCGATCCTCGACGCCGACAAGGAGGGCTTCCTGCGCTCCGGGACCTCACTGATCCAGACGATCGGTCGCGCGGCGCGCAATGTGTCGGGTCAGGTCCACATGTACGCCGACAGGATCACCCCGGCGATGGAGAAAGCCATCGACGAGACCAATCGCCGCCGGGAGAAGCAGGTCGCGTACAACACGGCGAACGGCATCGACCCCCAGCCACTGCGCAAGAAGATCAACGACATCGTCGCGCGGATCGCCCGCGAGGACGTCGACACCGAGCAACTGCTCGGCACGGGTTACCGCCAGGGGAAGGAAGGCAAGGGCGCCAAGGCCCCCGTCCCCTCTCTCGGCGGCAAGGCGGCCAAGTCCGCCAAGGGCAGGGCCAAGGGGACCGCCCCGACCGACCGCCCCGCGGCCGACCTCGCCCAGCAGATCGAGGAGATGACGGAGCGCATGCGCGCGGCCGCCGGCGACCTGCAGTTCGAGATCGCCGCCCGGCTGCGGGACGAGGTCTCCGAAATGAAGAAGGAACTGCGGCAGATGAGGGAGGCGGGCCTGGCCTGA
- a CDS encoding MHYT domain-containing protein, producing the protein MQGTVDGFSYGLVTPVVAYLMACLGGALGLRCTTRSMLVDGRWRIGWLALGSAAIGSGIWTMHFVAMMGFKVLHTPVQYDPLTTFASLAVAIVMVGIGIFMVASKGATGAALFTGGTITGLGIASMHYLGMAGLRLNGTLEYNTLTVAASVVIAVVAAIAALWAAGQVRGFLWSVGASLVMGIAVSGMHYTGMAALSVHLHSAAAPAPADGSSSAGLLAPLIIGPLVFLLLAGVVVMFDPFMIMGRFHGNPVERRPGIPAQATAHTCRHPESRTGQEHRERSYRTPQNR; encoded by the coding sequence ATGCAGGGCACGGTCGACGGCTTCAGCTACGGACTCGTCACACCGGTGGTGGCCTATCTCATGGCCTGCCTCGGTGGTGCGCTCGGCCTGCGCTGCACCACCAGATCGATGCTCGTCGACGGCCGCTGGCGGATCGGCTGGCTCGCGCTGGGCTCGGCGGCCATCGGCTCCGGCATCTGGACGATGCACTTCGTGGCGATGATGGGGTTCAAGGTCCTGCACACCCCGGTCCAGTACGACCCCCTGACCACCTTCGCGAGCCTCGCCGTCGCGATCGTCATGGTCGGTATCGGCATCTTCATGGTCGCGTCCAAGGGGGCGACCGGGGCCGCGCTCTTCACCGGCGGCACCATCACCGGCCTGGGCATAGCCTCCATGCACTACCTGGGCATGGCCGGGCTGCGCCTCAACGGCACGCTCGAATACAACACCCTCACCGTGGCCGCGTCGGTCGTCATCGCCGTGGTGGCCGCGATCGCCGCCCTGTGGGCCGCCGGACAGGTCCGCGGCTTCCTGTGGAGTGTCGGCGCCAGCCTCGTCATGGGGATCGCCGTCAGCGGCATGCACTACACGGGCATGGCGGCCCTCAGCGTGCATCTGCACAGCGCCGCCGCCCCCGCCCCGGCCGACGGCTCCTCCTCCGCCGGTCTGCTCGCCCCGCTGATCATCGGCCCGCTGGTCTTCCTGCTCCTCGCGGGCGTCGTCGTGATGTTCGACCCGTTCATGATCATGGGCAGGTTCCACGGGAACCCGGTCGAACGGCGGCCCGGCATCCCCGCGCAGGCCACCGCGCACACCTGCCGGCACCCGGAGTCCCGCACCGGTCAGGAGCACCGCGAGCGGAGTTACCGCACCCCGCAGAACCGCTGA